The Vicinamibacterales bacterium genome includes a region encoding these proteins:
- a CDS encoding MFS transporter: protein MTPPRSSAYALRHRNFRLLWTGQLISVSGTMMQTAALLWHVSLLVRPEHKGIALGLVGLVRILPVIVLSLFSGVVADVLDRRRLMIITQTTMALFAATLAWLTFRGLSTPWPIYVLAALTSAAAAFDAPARQALVPNLVPREDLPNALSLNTIVFQAASVTGPSLAGLAIGALGVGWAYALNAASFVAVIVGLVMMRDVRSTTGAGTSDISLRAALDGLRFVFSSPMIRSTMLLDFFATFFSSATALLPIFAQDVLQVGAHGYGLLYAAPAVGALVTGLVMVRLVDAIDRRGETLLWAVVVYGAATVVFGLSRSFWLTFACLAVTGAADTVSMVLRNLARQLETPDHLRGRMTGVNMVFFMGGPQLGELEAGLVANWWGPVVSVVSGGIGSLLATGWIAGLTPELRRYRRH from the coding sequence GTGACACCGCCTCGCTCCTCCGCGTATGCCCTCCGCCACCGCAACTTCCGGCTGCTCTGGACCGGCCAGTTGATTTCCGTCTCCGGCACGATGATGCAGACGGCCGCGCTGCTCTGGCACGTGTCGCTGCTGGTCCGCCCGGAGCACAAGGGGATCGCGCTTGGCCTCGTGGGCCTGGTCCGCATCCTTCCGGTGATCGTACTCTCCCTCTTCAGCGGCGTGGTGGCCGATGTGCTCGACCGGCGCCGGCTCATGATCATCACCCAGACGACCATGGCGCTCTTCGCGGCGACGTTGGCGTGGCTGACGTTCAGGGGGCTGTCGACGCCGTGGCCCATCTACGTGCTGGCGGCGCTGACGTCCGCGGCTGCCGCCTTCGACGCGCCGGCCCGGCAGGCGCTCGTACCGAACCTGGTACCCCGCGAGGATCTGCCGAACGCGCTCAGTCTCAACACGATCGTGTTCCAGGCGGCCTCCGTCACGGGACCGTCGCTGGCCGGCCTTGCAATCGGCGCGCTCGGTGTCGGGTGGGCCTATGCGCTGAACGCCGCATCGTTCGTCGCGGTGATCGTCGGCCTGGTCATGATGCGCGACGTGCGGTCGACGACTGGCGCGGGCACGAGCGACATCAGTCTGCGCGCGGCTCTCGACGGGCTGCGCTTCGTCTTCTCGTCGCCGATGATTCGATCGACGATGCTCCTGGATTTCTTCGCGACGTTCTTCTCGTCGGCCACCGCCCTGTTGCCGATCTTCGCGCAGGACGTGCTCCAGGTCGGCGCGCATGGCTACGGGTTGCTCTACGCCGCCCCGGCCGTGGGCGCGCTCGTGACCGGTCTGGTCATGGTGCGACTCGTGGACGCGATCGATCGGCGGGGCGAGACGCTGCTGTGGGCCGTGGTCGTCTACGGCGCGGCGACGGTGGTCTTCGGTCTGTCGCGCAGCTTCTGGCTCACCTTCGCGTGCCTTGCAGTGACCGGTGCGGCCGACACCGTCAGCATGGTCCTCCGCAACCTCGCGCGCCAGCTCGAGACGCCCGATCACCTGCGCGGCCGGATGACCGGCGTCAACATGGTGTTCTTCATGGGCGGTCCGCAGCTGGGCGAACTCGAGGCCGGCCTGGTGGCGAACTGGTGGGGACCCGTCGTGTCGGTCGTGTCCGGCGGGATTGGTTCACTGCTGGCCACCGGATGGATCGCGGGTCTCACGCCGGAACTGCGCCGCTACCGGCGACACTGA
- a CDS encoding YceI family protein: protein MIRRFVQTLAVLALTTAPVLAQQPMTWQVDTPHTAAQFSVRHMMVSNVRGEFTKTTGTVQWDGKDFSTAVVDVTIDAASISTREPRRDAHLKSADFFDVEKYPTLTFKSTKIEPAGPGKLRMAGNLTIRGVTKPVVFAVEGPTPPVKDPMGVQRVGASASTTINRKDFGVSFNAALETGGVVVGDEVAITVDIELVAKPAAPAPGAVKK from the coding sequence ATGATCCGCAGATTCGTGCAGACACTGGCCGTGCTGGCCCTGACCACCGCCCCCGTCCTGGCCCAGCAACCGATGACCTGGCAGGTCGACACCCCGCACACCGCCGCGCAGTTCTCGGTTCGCCACATGATGGTGTCGAACGTTCGTGGCGAGTTCACCAAGACCACGGGCACGGTTCAGTGGGACGGCAAGGACTTCTCGACGGCCGTCGTCGATGTCACGATCGACGCCGCCTCCATCAGCACGCGCGAACCGCGCCGCGACGCGCACCTGAAGAGCGCCGACTTCTTCGACGTGGAGAAGTACCCGACGTTGACGTTCAAGTCGACGAAGATCGAGCCCGCCGGGCCGGGGAAGCTGCGCATGGCGGGAAACCTGACCATTCGCGGCGTCACCAAGCCGGTCGTCTTCGCCGTCGAAGGACCCACACCGCCCGTCAAGGACCCCATGGGCGTCCAGCGCGTTGGGGCCTCGGCATCGACCACGATCAATCGGAAGGACTTCGGCGTATCCTTCAACGCCGCTCTCGAGACTGGCGGCGTCGTGGTCGGTGACGAGGTGGCGATCACCGTGGACATCGAACTCGTGGCGAAGCCAGCGGCGCCTGCGCCCGGAGCCGTCAAGAAGTAG
- a CDS encoding substrate-binding domain-containing protein, which yields MHSHTLIPAAVVLAALAVLPACAGDRQAGSPGKRLVIAVVPKGSAHQHWKGVRAGALAASREIGVEVIWQAPGKEDSSEEQIQVVDSLRSRGVSGILLAPLDERALRAPVANAVHAGIPVALFDSGLDSQDYVSLIETNNYQAGRLAGEHLARLLDGRGPIMLLRVREGSASTTQREQGFLDAVGAFPGLQIVSSNQYAGATTDGAYTASRNLLTVLRAGDGGVAGVFCANESGTSGMLRALQEAKLAGRIRFVGFDVSDVHLQGLRAGQIDALVVQDPFRMGYLGVRILARAIGGEKVEKHVDTGVTLVTRENVDLPELQQRLHPGR from the coding sequence ATGCACTCGCACACCCTGATTCCCGCCGCCGTCGTTCTCGCCGCGCTTGCCGTACTCCCGGCCTGTGCGGGTGACCGACAGGCGGGGAGCCCGGGCAAGCGGTTGGTCATCGCGGTCGTCCCCAAGGGCAGCGCGCACCAGCATTGGAAGGGCGTGCGGGCGGGCGCCCTCGCCGCGAGCCGAGAGATCGGTGTCGAGGTGATCTGGCAGGCCCCTGGGAAGGAAGACAGCAGCGAGGAGCAGATTCAGGTGGTGGACAGCCTCAGGAGCCGCGGCGTGTCAGGTATCCTGCTCGCCCCGCTCGATGAACGCGCGCTGCGCGCCCCGGTCGCCAACGCGGTCCACGCCGGCATCCCGGTCGCCTTGTTCGACTCCGGGCTCGACAGCCAGGACTACGTCAGCCTCATCGAGACCAACAACTACCAGGCCGGTCGGCTCGCCGGAGAACACCTCGCGCGGCTCCTCGACGGCAGGGGGCCGATCATGCTGCTGCGTGTGCGGGAGGGGTCGGCCAGCACGACGCAGCGCGAACAGGGATTCCTCGACGCGGTGGGGGCCTTCCCGGGCCTGCAGATCGTCAGTTCCAACCAGTATGCTGGCGCGACGACCGACGGCGCGTACACCGCCAGCCGCAACCTGTTGACGGTGCTGCGGGCGGGCGACGGGGGCGTGGCGGGCGTGTTCTGCGCGAACGAATCGGGCACGAGTGGGATGCTGCGTGCGCTGCAGGAGGCGAAGCTTGCCGGCCGGATCCGCTTCGTCGGGTTCGACGTCTCGGACGTGCACCTGCAGGGCCTGCGCGCCGGGCAGATCGACGCGCTCGTCGTGCAGGACCCCTTCCGGATGGGCTACTTGGGCGTCCGGATCCTCGCCCGCGCCATCGGTGGCGAGAAGGTCGAGAAACACGTGGACACCGGCGTCACCCTGGTCACCAGAGAGAACGTGGATCTCCCGGAACTCCAGCAGCGGCTCCACCCGGGAAGGTGA
- a CDS encoding class I SAM-dependent methyltransferase, with amino-acid sequence MAGLNLGVARFIGNLFGRPASRPAPPREKPKGWLSEEEDSLVPPRSVWIGPDDPISHYYRWVWEYLAYLTLVAELGRQESVLELGCGHGRTSRGLLCYLRAPGSYAGLDVDRVRVEDAKARIEARWPNFRYVWADVRSSNYNPSGAVNAANYRFPFDDAAFDVLYAASLFTHLLPAETANYLRESRRVMKPGGRCLFSVFLLDHYRGPKTTISPMYEFEHRLEGHPGVATRDPRFPDAAVAYNLETLTRMADSAGLRVDRVLPGLWSESPGIAVNEQDMVLLRARD; translated from the coding sequence GTGGCAGGTCTCAACCTGGGCGTCGCCCGGTTCATCGGCAACCTCTTCGGCCGTCCGGCGTCGAGGCCAGCGCCCCCTCGGGAAAAGCCCAAAGGGTGGCTCAGCGAAGAAGAGGATAGCCTCGTACCGCCGCGTTCGGTCTGGATCGGCCCCGACGACCCGATCAGCCACTACTACCGGTGGGTCTGGGAGTATCTGGCTTATCTTACGCTCGTCGCCGAACTGGGGCGGCAGGAATCGGTGCTGGAGTTGGGGTGCGGACATGGGCGAACGAGCCGGGGGCTACTGTGCTACCTGCGAGCGCCCGGCAGCTACGCGGGCCTCGACGTCGATCGTGTCCGTGTCGAGGACGCCAAGGCGCGAATCGAGGCGCGCTGGCCGAATTTCCGGTACGTCTGGGCCGATGTCCGGAGCTCGAACTACAACCCCTCGGGGGCGGTGAACGCGGCCAATTACCGGTTTCCGTTCGACGACGCGGCCTTCGACGTCCTGTACGCGGCGTCGCTGTTCACGCACCTCCTGCCTGCCGAAACCGCGAATTACCTGCGCGAGAGCCGGCGCGTGATGAAACCGGGGGGGCGCTGTCTGTTCAGCGTGTTCCTGCTGGACCACTATCGCGGCCCGAAGACGACGATCTCGCCCATGTACGAGTTCGAGCACAGGCTCGAAGGACATCCCGGCGTCGCGACGCGCGATCCGAGATTCCCGGATGCCGCGGTCGCCTACAACCTCGAGACGTTGACGCGCATGGCTGATTCGGCTGGACTTCGCGTCGACCGCGTGCTGCCGGGTCTCTGGAGCGAGAGTCCGGGCATCGCGGTGAACGAACAGGATATGGTGCTGCTGCGGGCGAGGGACTAG
- a CDS encoding metallophosphoesterase family protein, with translation MAAIHAIGLISDTHGLVRPECFLALDGVEVIFHAGDVGGREVISILSKIAPVQAVYGNTDMPGDPGLSAHFSETMGGVTIHVSHGHELGSPTPARLLERYTADVIVFGHTHRPLIHRAGPRVVVNPGAAGPRRFHHQPSVARLRIVNGQVEAEILDLVMQGL, from the coding sequence ATGGCCGCCATCCACGCGATTGGCCTGATCTCCGACACGCACGGCCTGGTCCGCCCCGAGTGCTTTCTCGCGCTGGACGGGGTCGAGGTGATCTTCCACGCCGGCGATGTGGGCGGCCGTGAGGTCATCTCGATCCTCTCGAAGATCGCGCCGGTGCAGGCGGTCTACGGCAATACGGACATGCCGGGCGATCCTGGGCTCTCGGCGCACTTCTCCGAGACGATGGGGGGTGTGACCATCCACGTGAGCCACGGCCACGAATTGGGCAGCCCGACGCCGGCCAGGCTTCTCGAGCGGTACACGGCGGACGTCATCGTCTTTGGCCACACGCATCGTCCGCTCATCCACCGGGCTGGACCGCGCGTCGTCGTGAATCCTGGAGCCGCGGGGCCCCGGCGGTTTCACCATCAGCCAAGCGTCGCCCGGCTGAGGATCGTGAACGGCCAGGTGGAGGCCGAGATTCTCGATCTGGTGATGCAGGGTCTCTGA
- a CDS encoding outer membrane protein transport protein — MYRVSAIVALGILLGALVGGGTAYAQGYGVYEQGACMMGRSGAGVADPCADGSGAFFNPAALSMQATQITLGGVLIGPRGTFTDSSGGSLNGTVSTLNNHWYPVPNIYFSKPFAKKFAVGLGVFAPYGLTTDWPESSQGRFLGYKSVVQGVYLQPTISVKLSENVSVGGGIDLSYLNVELRQRLDLSTQAFGAGTFAALGVRAGTDFADVQLKGNAWHAGYHLGLLMKASEKVSIGMRFLAPQKVDVTNGTITTTQISAVKPDGTQYKLPVSIPGVAPAGTPLDALVKGQFAAGGKLSNQNATTTLPLPAQFVAGVAFKVTPTAKLFLDYQFTRWRAFDTLPVNGDYLKSGVLESYEDTHGVRIGTEILVGKKNVLRAGIDLHGGAAPDQTVTPNLPEGSRREFSVGFGSQISKRARFDVGYLYLGQPDRAGRTTAGKGAVPTAADNNGTFSFKAHLLGVSLTVGF, encoded by the coding sequence ATGTACCGAGTTTCAGCGATTGTGGCGCTTGGCATCCTGCTGGGCGCGCTGGTCGGCGGCGGCACGGCGTATGCGCAGGGCTACGGGGTGTACGAGCAGGGAGCCTGCATGATGGGGCGCAGCGGCGCGGGCGTCGCCGATCCGTGTGCCGACGGGTCCGGCGCGTTCTTCAATCCGGCGGCGCTGTCGATGCAGGCGACGCAGATCACGCTCGGCGGCGTCTTGATCGGCCCGCGCGGCACTTTCACGGACTCGTCCGGGGGCTCCCTGAACGGCACCGTGAGCACATTGAACAACCACTGGTACCCGGTGCCCAACATCTACTTCTCGAAGCCGTTTGCCAAGAAGTTCGCCGTCGGCCTCGGGGTGTTCGCGCCGTACGGGTTGACGACGGATTGGCCCGAGTCGTCACAGGGCCGGTTCCTCGGATACAAGAGCGTGGTGCAGGGCGTCTACTTGCAGCCCACCATCTCGGTGAAGCTCAGTGAGAATGTGTCTGTGGGCGGCGGGATCGACCTCTCGTACCTGAACGTCGAACTCCGTCAGCGTCTGGACCTCTCGACGCAGGCGTTTGGCGCCGGCACGTTCGCCGCGCTCGGCGTCCGGGCGGGCACCGATTTCGCGGATGTCCAGCTCAAGGGAAACGCGTGGCACGCCGGCTACCACCTGGGCCTGCTGATGAAGGCCAGCGAGAAGGTCTCGATCGGCATGCGGTTCCTCGCGCCGCAGAAGGTCGACGTCACCAACGGGACCATCACCACGACGCAGATCTCGGCGGTCAAGCCCGACGGGACGCAGTACAAGCTGCCGGTGTCGATCCCCGGCGTCGCGCCGGCAGGCACGCCGCTGGACGCGCTGGTCAAGGGCCAGTTTGCGGCGGGCGGGAAGCTGAGCAACCAGAACGCGACGACGACGCTTCCGCTGCCGGCCCAGTTCGTGGCAGGCGTGGCGTTCAAGGTGACGCCGACGGCCAAGCTGTTCCTCGACTACCAGTTCACCCGGTGGCGCGCGTTCGATACGCTCCCGGTCAACGGTGACTATCTGAAGAGCGGGGTCCTCGAGAGCTACGAGGACACGCACGGCGTTCGCATCGGCACCGAGATTCTCGTGGGCAAGAAGAACGTGCTGCGCGCGGGCATCGACCTTCACGGCGGGGCCGCACCGGATCAGACCGTGACGCCGAACCTGCCGGAAGGGTCGCGGCGCGAGTTCTCCGTCGGCTTCGGCTCGCAGATCTCGAAGCGTGCGCGGTTCGACGTGGGCTACCTGTACCTCGGCCAGCCGGACCGTGCAGGCCGGACGACGGCCGGCAAGGGTGCGGTGCCGACGGCTGCGGACAACAACGGTACGTTCAGCTTCAAGGCCCACCTGCTTGGCGTGTCGCTGACAGTGGGGTTCTAG
- a CDS encoding VOC family protein, with protein sequence MADTSRCPVGRFMWHSLATSRRAGAHAFYGSLFGWTVHGFDLGADGAGTFRSGSGDVALLLPPAGDVESAARWLSYAAVRDLDDALELVRRAGGTVVAAPAETAGIGRAAVVADPQGAWFGLVRAPDAAAASPDVSGPGHFCWCELLSTDPHDALRFYPDVFGWTAVERNLGEHGQYWIFSSGDRDVAGMMQPTPRADHACWLPYVEVVNAEETAAEVESLGGAIVTPPGDVPGRGRFAVVRDPEGALVAVYALTVAA encoded by the coding sequence GTGGCCGACACGTCTCGTTGCCCTGTCGGGCGTTTCATGTGGCACAGCCTTGCCACAAGCAGGCGCGCAGGCGCCCACGCCTTCTACGGAAGCCTCTTCGGCTGGACCGTACACGGATTCGATCTGGGTGCCGATGGTGCCGGCACCTTTCGGTCGGGCAGCGGCGATGTGGCCCTTCTGCTGCCGCCCGCCGGGGACGTCGAGTCGGCCGCTCGGTGGTTGTCGTACGCGGCGGTTCGGGATCTCGACGACGCGCTGGAGTTGGTTCGACGCGCCGGTGGAACGGTCGTGGCCGCGCCGGCCGAGACGGCGGGTATCGGCCGGGCGGCTGTTGTCGCCGACCCGCAGGGTGCGTGGTTCGGTCTCGTGCGAGCGCCCGACGCTGCGGCTGCTTCGCCCGACGTCTCGGGGCCAGGTCACTTCTGCTGGTGCGAACTGCTGAGCACCGACCCTCACGACGCTCTCCGCTTCTACCCGGACGTGTTCGGCTGGACCGCAGTCGAGCGGAACCTGGGCGAGCATGGGCAGTACTGGATCTTCAGCAGCGGCGACCGCGATGTGGCAGGCATGATGCAGCCAACGCCGCGCGCAGACCACGCATGTTGGCTCCCGTACGTGGAGGTGGTGAACGCGGAGGAGACGGCCGCCGAGGTCGAGAGTCTGGGCGGAGCCATCGTGACGCCCCCCGGCGACGTACCGGGCCGCGGCCGGTTCGCGGTTGTCCGGGATCCGGAGGGTGCGCTCGTGGCGGTCTACGCGCTGACCGTCGCCGCGTAG
- a CDS encoding Rid family detoxifying hydrolase — protein MSAASSPRPVLADRLPKPVGPYSPAVAFERLVFVSGQGATDPATGALAGLDVETQTEQVFRNIRAILEAAGTDLSHVLRCGVFLVDMRDFAAMNAVYARVFGDHRPARTTVAVAALPHPGLRVEIDAIACLP, from the coding sequence ATGTCCGCCGCGTCCTCGCCTCGCCCCGTGCTGGCCGACCGCCTGCCGAAGCCGGTCGGGCCCTACTCGCCGGCCGTGGCGTTCGAGCGCCTCGTCTTCGTGTCTGGCCAGGGGGCCACCGATCCCGCCACCGGCGCACTCGCCGGGCTCGACGTGGAAACGCAGACCGAGCAGGTCTTCCGCAACATCCGGGCAATTCTCGAAGCGGCCGGCACCGACCTGTCGCACGTACTGCGCTGCGGAGTGTTCCTCGTGGACATGCGTGACTTTGCGGCGATGAACGCCGTGTACGCCCGCGTGTTCGGCGACCACCGGCCGGCTCGAACCACCGTGGCCGTGGCGGCGCTGCCGCACCCGGGTCTCCGGGTCGAGATCGACGCGATTGCCTGTCTGCCGTAG
- the ggt gene encoding gamma-glutamyltransferase codes for MNGRSALAPVVCLLALVVAWPVLAQPQPVRARDGMVVSQNEIASQIGAQVLRDGGTAIDAAVAVGFALAVTHPTAGNIGGGGFIVFRPAAGPPDAYDFREMAPARATPTMFLENGKYSATLHHDSYLSVGVPGTVAGLHLAWKDHGKLPWKRLVDPAVTLARDGFRVTDGLARSLRSVLKEMQPYPASVAQFSKGGVPYEAGDVLKQGDLARTLQRIADQGPSGFYEGETAGLIERDMAAHGGLITRDDLKAYQPRKRIPLSGTYRGYDILSMPPISSGGTGLIEQLNILEGFDLKSAGFRSAESVHLMAEGMRRSYADRARYLGDPDFNPRMPVTALLSKEHGAELRRTISRGHASKSTPTSFEWPAESDETTHLSIVDAQRNAVSLTYTLEAGYGSKIVVEGAGFLLNNEMGDFNAGPGLTTADGLIGTDPNLAAPRKRMLSSMTPTIVSKDGRLFMVTGSPGGRTIINTVLHTVVNVIDYGMNAQEAVDAPRFHHQWLPDRIVYERWGLSPDTVKLLQNMGHTLAPTTVQGVAEVIVVNKDGVLEGASDRRASDGAAVGVQK; via the coding sequence ATGAACGGTCGTTCCGCGCTCGCGCCTGTCGTGTGCCTGCTCGCGCTCGTCGTTGCCTGGCCGGTGCTGGCGCAGCCGCAGCCCGTCCGCGCGCGAGACGGGATGGTGGTGTCGCAGAACGAGATTGCGTCGCAGATTGGGGCGCAGGTGCTCCGTGACGGTGGGACGGCGATCGACGCGGCGGTGGCCGTCGGGTTCGCGCTGGCCGTGACGCACCCGACAGCCGGCAACATCGGTGGTGGCGGGTTCATCGTGTTCCGCCCGGCGGCTGGCCCCCCCGACGCGTACGATTTTCGCGAGATGGCCCCGGCCCGGGCGACGCCCACGATGTTCCTCGAGAACGGCAAGTACAGCGCGACGCTGCACCACGACAGCTACCTGTCGGTGGGTGTCCCCGGAACGGTCGCGGGACTCCATCTCGCGTGGAAGGATCACGGCAAGCTGCCGTGGAAGCGCCTCGTGGACCCGGCGGTGACGCTTGCGCGCGACGGCTTCCGGGTCACCGACGGCCTGGCCCGGTCGCTGCGATCGGTCCTGAAGGAGATGCAGCCGTACCCGGCTTCCGTCGCGCAGTTCTCGAAGGGCGGAGTGCCGTATGAGGCCGGCGACGTCCTGAAGCAGGGAGACCTCGCGCGGACGCTGCAGCGGATTGCGGATCAGGGTCCCTCCGGGTTCTATGAGGGCGAAACGGCTGGACTCATCGAGCGCGACATGGCCGCCCATGGAGGGCTCATCACCCGCGACGATCTGAAGGCGTACCAGCCGAGGAAGCGAATACCGCTCTCCGGCACCTACCGCGGCTACGACATCCTGTCGATGCCACCCATCAGTTCCGGCGGCACGGGTCTCATCGAGCAGCTGAACATCCTCGAGGGGTTCGACCTGAAGTCCGCTGGCTTCCGCTCAGCAGAGAGCGTGCATCTGATGGCCGAGGGCATGCGCCGTTCGTACGCCGACCGCGCGCGCTACCTTGGCGATCCGGACTTCAATCCCCGAATGCCCGTGACCGCGCTGCTGTCGAAAGAGCACGGCGCCGAGCTGCGGCGCACGATCTCGCGCGGCCACGCGTCGAAGTCGACGCCCACGAGCTTCGAATGGCCGGCCGAGAGCGACGAGACGACGCATCTGTCCATCGTGGACGCGCAGCGCAACGCCGTCTCGCTGACCTACACGCTCGAAGCCGGCTATGGCTCGAAGATCGTCGTGGAAGGCGCCGGATTCCTGCTGAACAACGAGATGGGCGATTTCAACGCCGGACCCGGCCTGACGACGGCGGACGGCCTCATCGGCACCGATCCGAACCTCGCGGCCCCGCGCAAGCGCATGCTGTCCAGCATGACGCCCACCATCGTGTCGAAGGACGGTCGGTTGTTCATGGTGACCGGCAGCCCCGGCGGCCGCACGATCATCAACACCGTGCTGCACACGGTCGTCAACGTGATTGACTACGGCATGAACGCGCAGGAGGCCGTCGATGCCCCGCGCTTCCACCATCAGTGGCTCCCCGATCGGATCGTGTACGAACGGTGGGGCCTGTCACCTGACACGGTGAAGCTGCTGCAGAACATGGGGCACACACTCGCGCCCACGACGGTTCAGGGTGTCGCCGAGGTGATCGTGGTCAACAAGGACGGCGTCCTGGAGGGAGCCTCGGACCGCCGCGCCTCGGACGGCGCCGCCGTGGGTGTGCAGAAATAG
- a CDS encoding D-aminoacylase — MSPQLRLSSVLCLSLTAILTAGLAVVLTARAPRVQAFDAIITGGRIVDGTGASWYLGDVGVRGDRIAAIGDLTQASTAKRIDASGLVVAPGFIDLLGQSEFNVLVDNRAASKILQGVTTEVTGEGTSIAPINDRLFEDQADGFKHFNVAWDWRTLGEYFKRLNERTHPAINIATFVGAGGLRAYVVGKDNRPATPAELDQMQKLVAQAMEDGALGVSSSLQYMPDRYASTDELVALASVAARYGGVYFTHLRSESAGIFDAIDETCAIAERAKIPAEIWHLKTAYKANWGKMPQVLARIEAARARGLDITANQYPYTRASNGLDSCLPMWAREGGLEKTLSRLKNPADRERIKKEMDDENAVGWENQWYGSGGGDGVMVSSVLDPSLRKYEGMTLTQIARQMGTDPRDAVIDLVIADRGNTAVVTSIMREDDVVAALRHPLVSVDTDSGAKAEDGPMAESRSHPRAFGTFARILGKYVRDEKVLRLEEAVRKMTSQPATRVHLNDRGILRPGMAADITIFDPAAIRDVSTFEDPMHYSVGVRHVLVNGRAVVTDGKITTERPGRALKGPGARAF; from the coding sequence ATGTCTCCACAGCTCCGACTCTCCTCGGTTCTCTGCCTGAGCCTGACCGCAATCCTGACCGCCGGCCTGGCCGTGGTCCTGACGGCACGGGCGCCGCGCGTGCAGGCTTTCGACGCGATCATCACCGGCGGGCGCATCGTCGACGGCACCGGCGCGTCGTGGTATCTCGGCGACGTCGGCGTCCGCGGCGACCGAATCGCGGCGATTGGCGATCTGACGCAGGCGTCCACCGCGAAGCGCATCGACGCATCCGGCCTCGTCGTCGCTCCCGGCTTCATCGATCTGCTCGGGCAGTCCGAGTTCAACGTGCTCGTGGACAACCGGGCAGCCAGCAAGATCCTCCAGGGCGTGACGACGGAGGTGACGGGGGAGGGGACGTCGATTGCGCCGATCAACGATCGGCTATTCGAGGATCAGGCCGACGGCTTCAAGCACTTCAACGTCGCGTGGGACTGGCGGACGCTCGGTGAGTATTTCAAACGCTTGAACGAGCGCACGCATCCGGCCATCAACATCGCGACGTTCGTCGGGGCAGGCGGCCTGCGCGCGTATGTCGTCGGCAAGGACAATCGACCGGCGACGCCCGCGGAACTCGATCAGATGCAGAAGCTGGTCGCCCAGGCGATGGAGGACGGCGCGCTCGGCGTGAGTTCGTCGCTGCAGTACATGCCCGACCGCTACGCCTCGACCGACGAACTGGTGGCGCTCGCCAGCGTCGCCGCGCGCTACGGGGGCGTCTACTTCACGCACCTTCGATCGGAGAGCGCCGGCATCTTCGACGCGATCGATGAAACGTGCGCCATCGCGGAGCGCGCGAAGATCCCAGCCGAGATTTGGCACCTGAAGACGGCCTACAAGGCGAACTGGGGCAAGATGCCGCAGGTGCTGGCGCGGATCGAGGCGGCCCGCGCGCGCGGCCTCGACATCACCGCCAACCAGTATCCCTACACGCGCGCCTCGAACGGCCTCGACTCGTGCCTGCCGATGTGGGCGCGTGAGGGTGGTCTCGAGAAGACGTTGTCCCGGCTCAAGAATCCGGCCGATCGCGAGCGAATCAAGAAGGAAATGGACGACGAGAACGCGGTGGGCTGGGAGAACCAGTGGTACGGATCGGGTGGCGGTGACGGCGTGATGGTGTCGTCGGTGCTCGACCCTTCACTTCGGAAGTACGAAGGCATGACGCTGACCCAGATTGCCCGGCAGATGGGCACGGATCCGCGGGATGCCGTGATCGATCTCGTCATCGCCGACCGGGGGAATACGGCTGTCGTCACATCGATCATGCGGGAGGACGATGTGGTGGCGGCGCTCCGGCATCCGCTGGTCAGCGTCGACACCGACTCCGGCGCGAAGGCAGAGGACGGGCCGATGGCCGAGTCGAGGTCGCATCCGCGCGCATTCGGCACATTCGCCCGGATCCTCGGCAAGTACGTGCGCGACGAGAAGGTGCTCCGGCTCGAGGAAGCGGTCCGCAAGATGACTTCACAGCCGGCCACGCGCGTGCACCTGAACGATCGCGGCATCCTTCGCCCGGGCATGGCGGCCGACATCACGATCTTCGACCCCGCCGCGATCCGGGATGTGTCGACGTTCGAGGACCCGATGCACTACTCGGTGGGTGTGCGGCACGTCCTGGTGAACGGGCGCGCGGTGGTGACTGACGGGAAGATCACGACCGAACGGCCCGGGCGAGCGTTGAAGGGTCCCGGCGCACGGGCCTTCTGA
- a CDS encoding J domain-containing protein: protein MTFGRILDEKLNDDSFAWSSPRTTNAPSASWRPSPQPVFLFGDFLSGFTADAGRLSSQPGRPTWFPAYEPPQPPRRPVRHLSATEQQALDCLRGMGAQSLHADFTDAEVKSAFRALARKFHPDRHPGSGDQERARLARAFASVCDAYRTLAGTVTH, encoded by the coding sequence GTGACCTTCGGACGGATCCTCGACGAGAAGCTGAATGACGACAGCTTCGCCTGGTCTTCGCCAAGGACCACCAACGCCCCCTCAGCATCATGGCGCCCGAGCCCGCAACCGGTGTTCCTGTTCGGTGATTTCCTCAGCGGTTTCACCGCAGACGCAGGCCGGTTGTCTTCTCAGCCGGGTAGGCCGACCTGGTTTCCGGCATACGAGCCGCCACAACCGCCCAGACGGCCAGTTCGGCACCTTTCAGCCACCGAGCAGCAGGCGCTCGACTGCCTCCGCGGGATGGGAGCTCAGTCGCTCCACGCCGATTTCACGGACGCCGAGGTCAAGAGCGCGTTTAGGGCTCTTGCCCGCAAGTTTCACCCGGATCGCCACCCCGGGTCCGGCGACCAGGAACGCGCCCGCCTCGCCCGCGCCTTCGCGAGCGTCTGCGACGCCTACCGCACGCTCGCCGGTACGGTCACTCACTGA